The following proteins are encoded in a genomic region of Labeo rohita strain BAU-BD-2019 chromosome 5, IGBB_LRoh.1.0, whole genome shotgun sequence:
- the si:dkey-58f10.6 gene encoding GTPase IMAP family member 4: MDDTTNSELQRPITDVNFTEEQRPTFSGNKYFILNTTPGMTAKPKEDISRKVLKRVSGQQVFNVEECDAILVFCFIVSRAGTDTDAALHELNTLSESKPAVFMVFHHTFDLEKVLPDNSRYVTRLNTLTVDCLFNEDEGLLKCVKNYEALTRIHQWLQPQVKVEQTQVSWLKLLLSCFPCSHWCTQRDTETTKVSSYLEVESELVLVLLGVSGPEKTTVERMILGREESQADSSPATQMKITVDTGEVDGEQVTVINTPDWFSSELSTEEIQRKIQMCIRLSSHGPHAFFLVIPAKQFSEEEKQIVKKMEMIFEERCQERVMILYTVTDEQQRQNIQDHDLQAFVKKCGNQFHVLNISETGNKSQVSELLKTVEQIVAGKGESSDDRELNQTQIETAIAKSKQVHRGKHKRYFKIQLQNPCRKIWIWRENYEALN; this comes from the exons ATGGATGACACAACTAATAGTGAACTTCAGCGTCCAATCACAGACGTGAACTTCACTGAAGAACAACGTCCCACATTTTCTG gaaataaatatttcatccTCAATACCACACCTGGTATGACAGCCAAGCCTAAAGAGGACATCAGTAGAAAGGTCCTTAAACGAGTATCAGGTCAGCAGGTGTTCAACGTGGAGGAGTGTGATGCCATTTTGGTTTTCTGCTTTATTGTTTCAAGGGCAGGAACTGACACTGACGCTGCACTGCATGAACTTAACACTCTTTCAG AGTCTAAACCAGCTGTGTTCATGGTATTTCATCACACATTTGACCTAGAGAAGGTTCTGCCAGACAACAGCAGATATGTGACCAGGTTGAATACACTCACAGTGGACTGTCTTTTCAACGAGGATGAAGGTCTCCTGAAGTGTGTGAAGAATTATGAAGCTCTGACTAGAATCCATCAATGGCTGCAGCCACAG GTTAAGGTGGAGCAGACCCAGGTGTCGTGGTTGAAGTTGTTGTTAAGCTGTTTTCCATGCTCTCACTGG TGTACACAAAGAGACACAGAGACGACTAAAGTATCTTCCT ATCTCGAAGTTGAATCAGAACTGGTCCTTGTCCTGCTGGGCGTGTCTGGGCCAGAGAAGACTACAGTTGAACGCATGATACTTGGTCGAGAGGAGAGTCAGGCTGATAGCTCTCCAGCCACCCAGATGAAGATCACAGTCGATACTGGAGAGGTGGACGGGGAGCAGGTGACTGTGATCAACACTCCTGACTGGTTCAGCTCTGAGCTTTCTACAGAGGAAATACAAcgaaaaatacaaatgtgtatCCGTCTGTCTTCCCATGGACCTCACGCTTTCTTCCTAGTCATACCAGCAAAGCAGTTTTCTGAAGAAGAGAAACAGATAGTGAAGAAAATGGagatgatttttgaggaaaggTGCCAAGAGAGGGTCATGATCCTTTATACTGTTACGGATGAACAACAAAGGCAGAACATCCAAGACCATGACCTCCAggcatttgtgaaaaaatgtgGAAATCAGTTTCACGTTCTCAATATTAGTGAGACTGGAAATAAATCTCAGGTTTCAGAGCTGCTGAAGACAGTAGAGCAGATAGTAGCAGGAAAAGGAGAGAGTAGTGACGACCGTGAGCTGAACCAAACTCAGATAGAGACAGCTATTGCAAAATCTAAACAGGTGCACAGAGGTAAACATAAGAGATACTTCAAAATACAACTGCAAAATCCTTGCCGCAAAATTTGGATTTGGAGGGAAAATTATGAAGCATTAAATTAA